The genomic DNA TCTATGGCCTGATTGATGAAAAATCATCTTTTTGAGCTCTTCGTGCAACTATATCACCTTGTTCCAGCGAAGAGTCCCTTCAAAAAGCTGCTCATCAGACGTATTCACATGGGCTGTATAAATCAATCGCGGATTTTGGGATCGGTCTCTGTCCTTGACAGGGGTTGGAAGAAAAGGATAAAATTCAAATTGAGATTAAGTCTCAATTAGCCTTGCCGAAAGTGACCGACAGAATGCAAGTACAAGAAGAGGACCGCATACATAGGGAAGAGGACAGACATTACAGAAGAATTGCTCTTATCGGTAATCCCAACGTCGGGAAAAGCGTAATCTTTGGGCTTCTGACAGGAAAATACGTGACTGTCTCCAACTATCCTGGGACTACGGTGGAGGTCTCCCACGGTAATATTGCCCTTGACGGTAAGAAGTATCTCTTAACTGATACGCCGGGTGTGAACAGTCTTATTCCCATGAGCGAGGATGAGCGAGTCACGCGGGATATTCTCCTCAAGGAGCGCCCGTCGCTCCTTGTCCAGGTGGCTGATGCAAAAAATTTACGGCGGACACTCCTCCTCACGCTCCAGATTGGGGAGACGGGTCTTCCCATGGTACTCGACCTCAATATGGACGATGAAGCAAGGGACAGAGGGATCGTCATCGATGTCCAAAGACTGAAGGACATCCTCGGTGTTGAAATCGTAACCACGGTTGCACCGCAGCGGAAAGGGATTAAGGAGTTGAGGAGTTCCCTGATGATAAAGTCCTCAACGCTGGGGATAAGGATAACCTACGGCCTGCTCATAGAGGAATACGTTGCAAAACTGTCGCACCTGTTGCCTGAAGCACACATATCAAAACGGGCAATCGCGCTCATGATTCTGTCCGGTGACGAGAGCCTGAGAGAGTGGCTGGTCGCGAATCTTTCGCCTGATCGGATACGGGAGGTTGAATCCCTCAGGGATGAATGTCAGTCAAAGACCACTGAAGTCATAAGCTCCCTCATCAATCAGAAGAGGCTTGAAGCAGCAGAGGAGATCACGAGGCAGGTGATGAAGAGAATTGCCCCCGAGGGCGGGAAGGTGCTCTCATTCATCGGAAGGATGAGCATGCACCCTTTATGGGGAATCCCACTCCTGCTCGTTGTCCTCTTTTTCCTCTATGAATTTGTCGGGGTCTTCGGCGCCGGGACCCTTGTCAATTTCTTTGAAAAAACAGTCTTTGGCGATTACCTTAACCCTATGTTCACCAAGGTGGTCGAGCTGCTGATGCCCTTTGATATCGTCCGGGAGATGCTTGTGGGCGAGTATGGCCTTATCACGGTTGCTATGACCTACGCGATCGCTATCATCCTGCCTATAACCGTAACCTTTTTCATCGCCTTCGCAATCCTCGAGGACAGCGGTTATCTTCCACGCCTTGCGATCATGACCAACAGGGTCTTTAATCTTATGGGCCTGAACGGGAAGGCCGTGCTCCCCATGATTCTTGGCCTTGGCTGCGGGACGATGGCCGTCATGACCGCACGGATACTCGAAACCAAAAGGGACAGGATCATCATTACCTTTCTCCTGGCCCTTGCTATACCCTGCTCAGCGCAGATCGGTGTGATCCTCGGCTTGCTCGGCGCCCTCTCTTTCAAGGCGACCCTGATATGGACAGGGAGCATTCTGCTCACCCTGTTGGTATCAGGATATCTTGCATCAAAGATAGTCAAAGGAGAAAGGACAGACTTCTTTCTCGAAATTCCCCCGATACGAAAGCCCGATGCCATGAATATCCTGATAAAGACAGCAGGAAGGGTTGAATGGTATCTCAGGGAGGCTGTCCCGCTCTTCCTCCTCGGCACCTTCATCCTTTTTATCCTCCATAAGCTCAATCTCATTACGCTTCTTGAGAGGGCTGCCTCACCCGTCGTTGTCAACCTTCTAGGGCTTCCTGAAAAGACGACGGAGTCCTTTGTCCTCGGTTTCCTGCGGAGGGACTACGGAGCTGCCGGACTCTTTACCATGGCCGAAAAGGGTCTCCTTACCCCTGTGCAGTCGGTTGTCAGTCTCGTCACGATAACGCTCTTTATCCCCTGCCTTGCGAATTTCTTTATGATCGTGAAAGAGAGAGGGCTGAAGATGGCTCTCGGCATGGTGGCCATTGTCTTTCCCATCGCCTTTCTCGGGGGGGGAGCGTTGAACTGGGTGCTGAGGTTTTTCCAGGTGAAGCTGTAGCCGGATAATTCATGAACTCAGTAACTCAGGGGACTGGTCCCCGAAGCTCACGCATGTCGATGCGGCCTCTTCCGGCGGCGCTTTCGTGACTGAAAAGGGACAGAAAAGATACAACAAGGCCTGCTGCTAATATGTCAGGCAAAAGGCCGGCAGGTTCTTCTTCATGCGTTTTTTTATCCTAACACGGTGAGCCATTGGGATTTTAGACATCTGATGAGAGATCGCGGTCAACGATGCTACCTCTTCACCCTGAAGACGCCCTCGGTCTGAGCAATTTTTTGAATAAGGCTGTTCAATTGAGGTCTGTCCCTGACCTCGAGGTTCAGAATGATATGTGCCTTCTTGTCCTGGGTAGTCGTCGCCTGCATGTGGCTTATATTGACGTTTACCGTCGATATCAGGGCGCTCAGGTCTGCGATCATGCCCGGTCTGTCAACGGTCTCGACGAGGAGGCGCGCTGTCGAGGTTGCTTCGTCGGCAGACTTCCAGTCAACATCAACGAGCCGTGCATCATCAACGGCGAGCCGCTCGAGGTTCGGACAGTCCTTCCGGTGAATCGTCACTCCCCTGCCCCTTGTCACAAAGCCTGCAAGGGCGTCTCCGGGCACGGGCAGGCAACATTTTGCGGTGTGGTAGAGAATATGGTCGATACCCTTAATGCTGATTCCCTTGTGTTCTCTGTGCGGTCTGGGTTCCTTCTGAACCTCTTCCACCGGGGTCTCGGACTTCTCCATCGGTCTTTCCTGGAGAATCCTGTTGACTACCTGATGGGGGGTTATCTTGCCGTATCCCACGGAGACGAGAAGATCCTCATAAGTCTGCATTCCGAAGGCCTTGGCGACTTTCAGCGTCTCTTCAGCTTTTAATGTGGCAGGTTTGATATGATGCCTCTTCAGTTCGACCTCGAGGAGCTTCGCACCCAATTCGACGCTCTGTTTCCGCTCTTCTGCCTTTATCCATTGCTTTATCCTACCCTTTGCCCGCTGAGTCACAACAAACTTCAGCCAGTCCCTGCTCGGTCCGTGGGTCGGCGAGGTTATCACCTCGATGGTGTCGCCGTTCTTCAGCTGATACCTGAGCGGCACGATCCTTCCGTTCACTCTTGCCCCGATGCACTTGTTGCCGACCTGGGTATGAATACTGTAAGCAAAGTCAACGGGCGTGGACCCCACGGGAAGCTCCTTGATCTCGCCCCTCGGGGTAAAAACGTAAACCACCTCAGGTATGACCTCTCCCTTTACCGCCTCGAGGAACTCCCGTGCATCGCGGTGCTCCTTTTGCGATTGGATCAGCTCCCGCAGCCAGGTTATGTACTTACTATCCTTGCTCTTGATCGTATCCTTTTCCTTATACTTCCAGTGGGACGCGATGCCTTCTTCGGCTATCTTGTTCATCTCTTCAGTCCGTATCTGGAACTCCACCCTTTCTCCCTTCGGTCCTATCACCGTCGTATGGAGGGACTGGTACATGTTCGACTTTGGCATGGCGATGTAATCCTTGAACCTTCCGGGGATCGGCGTCCAGAGAGAGTGAATTAACCCCATGATCGTATAACAGTTTGCCTTGGTATCGGTTATGATCCTGAGTCCGAGAACATCATGGACCTGATCGAAGGTGATGCCCTGTTTCTGCATCTTCTGGTAAATCCCGTAATAGTGCTTCACCCTCCCCGACACCTTGCCCTTGAGCCCCTCCTCCTTAAGCTTCTCCTCGACAGTGTGCGCGACCTCATGGAGATAGCCTTCCTGCTCTTCCTTCCTCTTGGCGACCCTCATCACAAGCTCATCATAAAGTTCCGGCATGAGGAACTTGAAGCTCAGGTCTTCAAATTCCAGTCTCAGCCAGCCAATACCAAGCCTGTTCGCCAAAGGGGCATAGATCTCGAGGGTCTCTGTTGCTATCCGCTGCCTCTTGTTTTCAGGAAGGAACTGGAGGGTTCTCATATTGTGGAGTCTGTCGGCGAACTTTATGAAGATGACCCGTATATCCTCTGACATCGCGAGGAGCATCTTCCTGAAGTTCTCCGCCTGTGCTTCCTCCTTGGTCTTGAATTCAATCCTGCTCAGCTTTGTTAGGGAATCGACGAGAAAGGCTATCTCATTTCCGTAAATATCTTTGATGTCCCGAATCGCAACTCCCGTATCCTCGACAGTATCGTGAAGGAGCCCGGAAGCGATCGTTGCTCCGTCCATCTTCATGTCCGCAAGGATGTGGGCGACGGACAATGGGTGGCCAATATAGGGTGTCCCTTCAATCCTTGTCTGGCTGCAATGGGCCTCGCGCGAGAAGATGTATGCTTTCTTCAATAAGTCCACATCTGCCGAAGGATTATAGGAGAGGACCTTATTGATGAGGGAATGGATGGTCAGGACTTCATGAACCATAGTCCTATTATACATCTTTTGTTTCGGCTGGACGCATATGATACCGCTCTTTCCCGACGCCTTCTGCCGGTATTCTGGTATACTGGATGAAAGAACGGGCTCGATGCTCCAGGGCCATCAAGAAGAAAGGAGCATTATCTCCTCCCTTCTTAGCAGGGATAGCGAGTTCCCTGCCATTTCTCGGAAAATAGGGCTGATCAATCAACTGACCTCTACCGAAGAGACTCCAGTCTGGGTGAGACCGAGAAAAGGAGCATTCTCAGATGACAGGGCGGCAAGCATCTTTGCATCAAGGATCATGGCCCCTTCGGGATAGAGGGCGACAGGGTTCAGGTCGATCTCTTCAATGAGACCTGTTGCCATAAGTTCTGAGATTCCGACGAGGAGCTCTGTCAGCGACTTGAGATCGACCGTCAGACTCCCTCGGTACCCTTCGAGAAGTCTGTATCCCTTTACCGCCCTTACAAGCCATAGGGCCTCATCCTTCTTAAGCGGAGCAAGGGCAAAGGCTATATCCTTAAAGAGTTCCACAAATATCCCTCCGAGGCCGAACATCACGATGGGGCCAAACTGCCCGTCACTGGTCCCGCCGACGACAACTTCAAGTCCGGGCGGAGCCATCTCTTCCACAAGCACGCCCTCAGCCCCCTCAATACTCATAAGATCTGCCACAGCAACAGCCAATTCCTCCTCGCTCTTCAGTCCGATTCTTATCCCATGGACATCGCTTTTTGAGGCTATTGCCGAAGAGGAGACCTTTGCAACGAGGGGGAAGGGAAGCTCATCATGCGGCATGATGCCCTCGCCCTTCCTGATGAACCTCCCTCTCGGGACAGGAAAGCCCATGGCCTTCATAAGCCCCTTCACCTCATGTTCGAGAAAGACTTTCCTGCCCCCAGCCTTCTCGATGAATGTTTTCAATAGCGTACTGTTTCTGGGTAAAGATGGAGGGATCATGGAGATCATGGTAGGTGTCGTACTCTGTGTCTTTGCATCAGCTGGGTCCTTTATTCCATAATTATATCACGGTAAAGGATTCCCTGTTCTCGCATGGTCCATGATGGGAAAGAGAAGAAGGAACAAATAGAACGTGTCTGCACAGACGAGAGCGAAGGGACCTCTTCTCTGGGAGATCAGAAAGGATGAGGAGGATGGATATCAATGAACCGCTAGAGATCGTCAATGAGAGAGGAGAGGTCATTGGTCTTGCGTTGAGATCCGAGATCCATAGCAACCCTTCGCTCATGCATAGGGTTGTTCACGTGCTCATATTCAACAAGGCTGGAGAACTGCTTCTCCAGAAACGTTCCCTGAACAAGGACGTTGCCCCTGGCAGATGGGACACATCAGTGGGCGGCCATGTGGGCGTTGCTGAAGATCTTCTGTCCGCAGCGAGAAGGGAGACGGAGGAGGAACTCGGTCTTACTGACTGTGACCTGCAATATCTCTATTCGTATATCCATTGCAACTCCTCTGAGACCGAACTGGTTGCCAGCTACCGTTGCATCTATGAAGACCCTATCGGTGGGATTTTTTTTAACCGCAGGGAGATAGATGAGATAAGGTTCTGGAGTTTTCATGAGATAAATCTGGCTGTGGGCAAGCAGATACTGAGCCCTCACTGTGAGATTGAGTATGTGAACTATGTGCGCTTCTTAGACACCTATAGGTGTGAACGTCGTAACTCATCCTGAGAGTCCGATACCGGAGCCGCAGGTGTTCTGCCCTTTCATTTGCCGACTAATCCCTATTGTTGATACCATCACCATGCCGATCCCGAAGTTTATGAATTATGTGGCCCAGCTTCGAAAGAGCAAATATTTATCTTGACATGTTATTACGAATGTATTACAGTAATACTATAAAATGGTGCCGTCAGAAAGGGAGACTCCATGGCGCTGAAACCGATCACCTTAAGACTTGACGTGGAAGAATACGAAAAACTGAAAGAGAATCTCAGCAAATTCGGTGATCCGGACATTAACGTGGCTTACGTGTTGAGGGCCTATATCCGGGATCTTAACAGGGTCTACCCGGCGCTTATGACATCAGGCTGGGATCTCAAAAACTATTTCGGGTTCTTCGGTCTCTGGCTTCGGCAGGTAGTCTCGATGACGGATGTTGAAACGCTTACGAGGAAGATGTTCGACTGGTGGACCCTCGGTAACCCCAAGGAAGGCCCATCACAGGAGGGAGGTGCTGATGAAAGAGTCGCGGGAAGGAAAAAGCAAAGTACCGCTCGCAAGGAGAGGAGTGATGACAGGTAGCGAAAGGGCAAAAGGCGTTCCGGAAGGGGGCGTCTTGCAGAAAGAACAAATAAAGACGATGGCAAGAGAAGGAGGTGGAACAATGGAAGCAAAAACAGGTTTCGCAGGTTTTGATATCAAGAGCGTGAATGAGAATGCCTTGAAGATGGTGAAGTTTTCCCTTGACACCGCCTTCGACAGCGTCACGAGGATCCAGGAACTCAATGACAGGCTCGTCGGAGAGATGATCAATGCGAATAAGCAGATACTGGCCGGTGCCGAAAAGATCATGGGCGATTGGATCGAGAATGGGAGAAAAGGCTGGGAAGAGTACAGGAAGGTCATGCAGGAAGGCTTTCTGAAGATGGAAGAGAGACTGAAGGTATAGGAACAGTCGGTCCTCTGTGAAGGTCGACGGTGCGGCGGCGCGTGAGCTTGTTCATCTCGGCAGAACAATGCTTGTTGCCAATGCCTCACCGATACAGATGGGTTTTCACCTTTAGACCAGATTCTTCGTCCATCTTGTCTGCGGGGCCGACATCCGCTTGTCGGCAAGAGGCGTTTAGAGTCCGGACAAGCGGACCGGCCAATAACCGCAACTCTTGCCTACCATCGGACATCGACCCCGGAGTTTATGATCATGTGGTTAGCCCTCGCACCATTCCCGTGCATTCTGGAACATCCTGAGCCACGGCGATGACGTGAGGGGTGAGTCCCTCTTCGCTCCTCGTCGCAATTCCTCGGGCATCCATGGCCACTGCCATGTCAGGAAGGTCCTCTCGGGATGAGGCATTATCGCCAGATGCCTTCCGTCGGGCGTGCAGAGCGCGGCTATTCCATTTGGCGAGCCGTTCGGATTGAAGGGATAGGATTCAGTGATTTCCCCGTTGTCATCGACAAATCTCACAGGGGCGAGTTCCTTTGCCAGAACCTCCCTCCTCATCTCATCGTCGGGGAAATATGCCCGACCCTCGCCATGGGCCACCCATATGCCCAGGGTTGACCCTTCCATTCCCTTCAGCATAAGAGAGGGGCTTGGAAGTATCCTAACCGTGCTGAATCTTGATTCGAATCTGCCTGATCTGTTTCTGACGAACCTCGGCTGAAACCTGTCTTCAATTCCCTGCCATGGCACCCAGCCGAGGAGTGCAGAGAGTTGACAGCCGTTGCAGACACCAAGGCTGAAACTGTCTTCCCTGGAATAGAATCTCTGAAACTGCTCGAAGATGTTCTTATGAAACCGTATCACCCCTGCCCAGCCTTTTGCGGAGTCGAGTACGTCCGCATAGCTGAATCCGCCGACAAAGGCGACGCCCCTGAACTCATCGAGAGAAACAGCACCCTTGAGCAAATCGCTCATCGTAACATCCCATGTCTCGAACCCGGCCCGGTAAAAGGCCGATGTCATCTCCCTGTCGCCGTTGCTCCCTTCTTCACGAATGACGGCGACCCGTGGTTTTGCCTTTCTGTTAAGGACGGCGAAAGGCGTCTCTTCAGGGTTGAAAGTAAGACTGAACGCAGGTCCCTTCCTGTCATAGGTGTTCTTCCTCTCCTCTTTGGCGCATTCAGGATCCGCCTGCAGCCTCTCGATGTGGTAACTCGTCTCCTCCCAGAGGCTCCTGAGATAACGCATATCCTCATCGAGGACAGTGGCGTCGTTCAGTCGTATGGTTATCGTCTTGTCGATTAGTGTGTCGCCGATTATCTGGTAGTCAATGTCGTAATTCTTCAGTCTGGCAACGATGTTACCCTCATCCCCTGGTCTGTACTCCATGACGAGTCCTGCCTCTTCAGAGAAAAGGACGGAGAGGGTATCTGCATCACTCGAAAGACGCAAGTCCATGCCGCAGTTCCCGGAAAAGGCCATTTCGAGAAGGGCCACAATGAGGCCGCCGTCGCTGATGTCATGACCTGAAAGAATCATCCCCTCATCAATCAGCTGTTGGGCCGCAAGGAACGCCCTCTTGAGCATTTGCGCGTCTTCGATATCAGGGGATTCCGTTCCGATCTGGCCGTAGACATGGGCAAGGGACGACCCCCCCAGCCTGCACCTGCCCCTCCCGAGGTCAAGGTAAAGGAGTCTGCTCAGGCCGGGCTCTTTGATGTCAGGCGTAATGACCTTCGTGATATCAGGACAGGTGGCATAGGCCGAGATCACCAGTGCACCCGGGGCCTTGACAACCTCGGTCCGGCCATCTCGTGCAATCATGGCAGCCATGGAGAGGCTGTCCTTGCCACCGTCGAGGGCCATCCCCAATTCCACCATAATGTCTCTCATCGCAACAGCGGCATCGTAGATTGCTGCGCCCTCGCCAGGCAGTTTTGCCGGCCACATCCAGTTCCCGGAGCATCGTATGTCCTCAAGACTGCTGATCTTGGCCCAGACGATATTCGTTATCGCCTCAGCAACGGACATCCTCGCCATCGATGCCGGGCTTATCAAACCCTTTACGGGCTGTTCTCCGATCGAGATTGCCGCTCCCGTCTTCCCGAAGTGGCTCTGAGCGATTACCGCCACATCAGAAACCGTAAGCTGGAGAGGCCCTGCGCACTGCTGTCTCGCTATGAGGCCCGTTACACTTCTGTCGACTTTGTTCGTAAGGAACCTCTTTGATCCTACCGAAAGGAGTCTCAGGACCCTTTCGAGGGCATCCTTAACGGAGAGATTCTCAGGCAGTCTGAGCGTCTGAAGTTCGGGCTTCTTCCTCACGAAGATGAATGTCTTCCGGGGCATTTCACCAAGGACTTTTCTGAGGTTGAGATTGACGGGCGTGGCGCCGTCTTTCTCGTCAAAGAGAACAGCATAGCCGTCGCCAGTTATCTGTCCGACGACCGCTGAGAGTACCTTTTCCCGTTCGCAGAGCTCTCGGAAGAGTTCACTCTTCTCAGGTTTTATGAGGAGCGCGTTCGATTCCTGATACTCGGCTCCCCATATCTCGAGCACAGAGAGTGTCTTGTCTCCAATCGGGATTTTGCGAATTTCGATCCTGGCCCCGGCAGGGTAGATCAGTTCCTTCAACACGTTGCAGTTTCCGCCGGCTCCCTGGTCGTGAATACTTATGATGGGATTGGCATCGCCAAGCTCGATACAGGCACGAATGACCCTGTTCAGTTTCTGCTCCATCTCGGCGTCTCCGCGCTGCACAGCATTAAAGTCGAGTTCTGCCACGTTTTCCCCCTGGATCATGCTGGACGCAGCGCCGCCTCCTATACCGATCCTATAGGCCGGGCCCCCGATCTTTATGACGAGCATGCCCCTTTCAGGCTCTCCCTTCTGTAGGTGCCTGTCGTCCATCTGACCGACACCGCCTGTGAACATAATCGGCTTTATCCATTCCCTTCTCTCTCCGTTTGGCAACTTCATGCCGAAGGACCTTGTGTAGCCCTGTATCACGGGCTCACCAAATTTATTGCCGTAATCTGAAGCTCCATTGCTCGCCTCTATCTCGATCT from Thermodesulfovibrionales bacterium includes the following:
- the feoB gene encoding ferrous iron transport protein B → MQVQEEDRIHREEDRHYRRIALIGNPNVGKSVIFGLLTGKYVTVSNYPGTTVEVSHGNIALDGKKYLLTDTPGVNSLIPMSEDERVTRDILLKERPSLLVQVADAKNLRRTLLLTLQIGETGLPMVLDLNMDDEARDRGIVIDVQRLKDILGVEIVTTVAPQRKGIKELRSSLMIKSSTLGIRITYGLLIEEYVAKLSHLLPEAHISKRAIALMILSGDESLREWLVANLSPDRIREVESLRDECQSKTTEVISSLINQKRLEAAEEITRQVMKRIAPEGGKVLSFIGRMSMHPLWGIPLLLVVLFFLYEFVGVFGAGTLVNFFEKTVFGDYLNPMFTKVVELLMPFDIVREMLVGEYGLITVAMTYAIAIILPITVTFFIAFAILEDSGYLPRLAIMTNRVFNLMGLNGKAVLPMILGLGCGTMAVMTARILETKRDRIIITFLLALAIPCSAQIGVILGLLGALSFKATLIWTGSILLTLLVSGYLASKIVKGERTDFFLEIPPIRKPDAMNILIKTAGRVEWYLREAVPLFLLGTFILFILHKLNLITLLERAASPVVVNLLGLPEKTTESFVLGFLRRDYGAAGLFTMAEKGLLTPVQSVVSLVTITLFIPCLANFFMIVKERGLKMALGMVAIVFPIAFLGGGALNWVLRFFQVKL
- a CDS encoding bifunctional (p)ppGpp synthetase/guanosine-3',5'-bis(diphosphate) 3'-pyrophosphohydrolase, with protein sequence MVHEVLTIHSLINKVLSYNPSADVDLLKKAYIFSREAHCSQTRIEGTPYIGHPLSVAHILADMKMDGATIASGLLHDTVEDTGVAIRDIKDIYGNEIAFLVDSLTKLSRIEFKTKEEAQAENFRKMLLAMSEDIRVIFIKFADRLHNMRTLQFLPENKRQRIATETLEIYAPLANRLGIGWLRLEFEDLSFKFLMPELYDELVMRVAKRKEEQEGYLHEVAHTVEEKLKEEGLKGKVSGRVKHYYGIYQKMQKQGITFDQVHDVLGLRIITDTKANCYTIMGLIHSLWTPIPGRFKDYIAMPKSNMYQSLHTTVIGPKGERVEFQIRTEEMNKIAEEGIASHWKYKEKDTIKSKDSKYITWLRELIQSQKEHRDAREFLEAVKGEVIPEVVYVFTPRGEIKELPVGSTPVDFAYSIHTQVGNKCIGARVNGRIVPLRYQLKNGDTIEVITSPTHGPSRDWLKFVVTQRAKGRIKQWIKAEERKQSVELGAKLLEVELKRHHIKPATLKAEETLKVAKAFGMQTYEDLLVSVGYGKITPHQVVNRILQERPMEKSETPVEEVQKEPRPHREHKGISIKGIDHILYHTAKCCLPVPGDALAGFVTRGRGVTIHRKDCPNLERLAVDDARLVDVDWKSADEATSTARLLVETVDRPGMIADLSALISTVNVNISHMQATTTQDKKAHIILNLEVRDRPQLNSLIQKIAQTEGVFRVKR
- a CDS encoding acetate--CoA ligase family protein, translating into MKTFIEKAGGRKVFLEHEVKGLMKAMGFPVPRGRFIRKGEGIMPHDELPFPLVAKVSSSAIASKSDVHGIRIGLKSEEELAVAVADLMSIEGAEGVLVEEMAPPGLEVVVGGTSDGQFGPIVMFGLGGIFVELFKDIAFALAPLKKDEALWLVRAVKGYRLLEGYRGSLTVDLKSLTELLVGISELMATGLIEEIDLNPVALYPEGAMILDAKMLAALSSENAPFLGLTQTGVSSVEVS
- a CDS encoding NUDIX domain-containing protein, whose amino-acid sequence is MDINEPLEIVNERGEVIGLALRSEIHSNPSLMHRVVHVLIFNKAGELLLQKRSLNKDVAPGRWDTSVGGHVGVAEDLLSAARRETEEELGLTDCDLQYLYSYIHCNSSETELVASYRCIYEDPIGGIFFNRREIDEIRFWSFHEINLAVGKQILSPHCEIEYVNYVRFLDTYRCERRNSS
- the purL gene encoding phosphoribosylformylglycinamidine synthase; the protein is MPLTCLFRKPAITDAKKNALLSIVRGLAPDIFDLETELCFYIESTGPLTTDEMRLLTWLLSETFEPENFSSESFLTDQQAPIDHNCLFEVGPRMNFTTAWSTNAVSICRACGLTTITRIERSRRYYFVRRGHGKAGGQPMNTEFLASLVSRYSPLFYDRMTECPYPKRLETFETGIDPEPVYEVRVMTEGRSAIEAINRRLGLGLDEWDIDYYYHLFALDMKRNPTNVECFDLGQSNSEHSRHWFFRGRLVIDGAEVPYSLMELVKEPYEKNPNNSVIAFGDNSSAIRGYRIRTIVPAAPGRPSPFREQDPTYHLLFTAETHNFPSGVAPFPGAETGTGGRIRDVQAAGRGGLVVAGTAAYCVGNLAIPGYRLPWEDESFEYPNNLASPLQIEIEASNGASDYGNKFGEPVIQGYTRSFGMKLPNGERREWIKPIMFTGGVGQMDDRHLQKGEPERGMLVIKIGGPAYRIGIGGGAASSMIQGENVAELDFNAVQRGDAEMEQKLNRVIRACIELGDANPIISIHDQGAGGNCNVLKELIYPAGARIEIRKIPIGDKTLSVLEIWGAEYQESNALLIKPEKSELFRELCEREKVLSAVVGQITGDGYAVLFDEKDGATPVNLNLRKVLGEMPRKTFIFVRKKPELQTLRLPENLSVKDALERVLRLLSVGSKRFLTNKVDRSVTGLIARQQCAGPLQLTVSDVAVIAQSHFGKTGAAISIGEQPVKGLISPASMARMSVAEAITNIVWAKISSLEDIRCSGNWMWPAKLPGEGAAIYDAAVAMRDIMVELGMALDGGKDSLSMAAMIARDGRTEVVKAPGALVISAYATCPDITKVITPDIKEPGLSRLLYLDLGRGRCRLGGSSLAHVYGQIGTESPDIEDAQMLKRAFLAAQQLIDEGMILSGHDISDGGLIVALLEMAFSGNCGMDLRLSSDADTLSVLFSEEAGLVMEYRPGDEGNIVARLKNYDIDYQIIGDTLIDKTITIRLNDATVLDEDMRYLRSLWEETSYHIERLQADPECAKEERKNTYDRKGPAFSLTFNPEETPFAVLNRKAKPRVAVIREEGSNGDREMTSAFYRAGFETWDVTMSDLLKGAVSLDEFRGVAFVGGFSYADVLDSAKGWAGVIRFHKNIFEQFQRFYSREDSFSLGVCNGCQLSALLGWVPWQGIEDRFQPRFVRNRSGRFESRFSTVRILPSPSLMLKGMEGSTLGIWVAHGEGRAYFPDDEMRREVLAKELAPVRFVDDNGEITESYPFNPNGSPNGIAALCTPDGRHLAIMPHPERTFLTWQWPWMPEELRRGAKRDSPLTSSPWLRMFQNAREWCEG